A genomic segment from Glycine max cultivar Williams 82 chromosome 1, Glycine_max_v4.0, whole genome shotgun sequence encodes:
- the LOC102670027 gene encoding uncharacterized protein: protein MSNHKSTEPALKNLEIQVGQLAKQLAEKSSNSFGANIEKNPKEECNAVMTRNKKRLVVEDEDRVALEKQIVVKDGTEKKKEEENIIVEGNCSAIIEIILPPKHKDPGSVTIPCSIDEVTMGKALIDLRASINLIPLSMCRRLGELEIMPTRMTLQLADRSITRPYEVIEDVLIRVKHMVFPADFVVMDVEEDHEVPVILGRPFMSTASCIIDMRRKTLEMGFEDQKINFDLFEENKPVPEHNVCLQVMEVEEEVLKLLQSQLMLTLSASKYPSGTDSIAAEPTGGSSSRIHPISRAVQDASSETTIPEPFTLHHEEGEEQVRPETAATPERSLEGTSEPPTPVADLSSPQPAAEPSTPKLEILEDPTTLVLALNTSPPATPVLHLTGEEDAQTQDTQDLSLEF, encoded by the exons GGGCGAACATAGAAAAGAATCCCAAAGAGGAATGTAATGCTGTGATGACAAGAAACAAGAAGCGTTTGGTAGTTGAGGATGAAGATAGGGTGGCTTTGGAGAAACAAATTGTTGTAAAGGATGGCactgagaaaaagaaagaggag GAGAATATTATTGTGGAAGGCAACTGCAGTGCTATAATAGAGATAATTCTTCCACCAAAACATAAGGATCCTGGAAGTGttactattccttgttcaatcgATGAAGTCACTATGGGAAAGGCTCTCATTGATTTGAGAGCCAGTATCAACCTAATACCGCTCTCCATGTGTAGaaggttgggagagttggaaatcatGCCCACGAGAATGACTTTACAACTTGCTGACCGATCCATCACAAGACCTTACGAGGTAATTGAGGATGTTTTGATAAGAGTGAAACATATGGTCTTTCCAGCTGATTTTGTGGTCATGGATGTGGAGGAAGACCATGAGGTTCCAGTCATTTTGGGACGTCCCTTTATGTCAACTGCAAGCTGCATAATTGATATGAGAAGAAAGACACTGGAGAtgggttttgaagatcagaagatcaattttgatctttttgaaGAAAACAAGCCGGTGCCAGAGCATAATGTTTGCTTGCAGGTGATGGAGGTTGAAGAAGAAGTCTTGAAG CTCCTTCAGTCCCAGCTCATGTTGACTCTCAGTGCTTCAAAGTATCCATCAGGGACAGATTCTATTGCTGCAGAGCCTACAGGTGGTAGCTCCTCAAGAATCCATCCTATAAGTAGAGCA GTACAGGATGCTTCATCTGAGACCACCATTCCAGAGCCATTCACTCTTCATCATGAGGAAGGTGAAGAACAGGTGAGACCAGAGACTGCTGCTACTCCTGAGAGATCACTTGAGGGCACATCAGAGCCTCCTACTCCAGTGGCAGACCTCTCCTCACCACAGCCTGCAGCTGAACCTTCCACTCCCAAACTTGAGATACTAGAGGACCCAACCACATTAGTCCTGGCACTGAACACCTCTCCTCCAGCTACTCCAGTACTTCACTTGACAGGAGAGGAGGATGCTCAGACTCAGGATACCCAGGATCTGTCTCTGGAATTTTAA